The bacterium genome includes a region encoding these proteins:
- a CDS encoding DUF2520 domain-containing protein, with product MGKSSTRSSPTRRRNPPPPARPLPSTPAPPQLIVAGRGNLGRSLARALKAAGHPAQLWPARTGQESLVERLGSLPRAIVFLAVPDGAVPGMAAGLAAHGPIPRRVAFCHLSGALDLASLEPLRARHAVGSFHPLQSFPEPRPPASFRGIVVAVDASTSPLRRQLAGLACDLGARPKHVDDSQRVLYHAAAVFASNYVDALLREAVELLKAAGWNEQEAMDGLGPLAEGALANLRRHGPVAALTGPVRRGDVETVRRHVAALEAIDEGAEPERGSRVTDLYRMLGQIALEIAREAGLEPAAAERMRRALTQHAAATRRRRRT from the coding sequence ATGGGAAAGAGCTCGACGAGATCCTCGCCCACGAGGCGCCGGAATCCGCCGCCGCCAGCTCGACCGCTTCCTAGCACGCCGGCGCCGCCGCAGCTGATCGTCGCCGGTCGGGGAAACCTCGGCCGCAGCCTGGCTCGGGCGCTGAAAGCCGCCGGTCACCCGGCGCAGCTGTGGCCGGCGCGGACGGGGCAGGAAAGTCTCGTCGAGAGGCTCGGCTCGCTGCCGCGGGCGATCGTCTTCCTCGCCGTCCCCGACGGCGCTGTGCCGGGCATGGCCGCCGGACTGGCGGCTCACGGGCCGATTCCCCGGAGGGTGGCTTTCTGCCATCTCAGCGGAGCCCTGGACCTGGCGTCGCTCGAACCGCTTCGCGCCCGCCACGCCGTCGGGTCGTTTCATCCCCTGCAGAGTTTCCCCGAGCCGCGGCCGCCCGCATCGTTTCGCGGGATCGTGGTCGCGGTTGACGCCAGCACATCGCCGCTGCGCCGGCAGCTCGCCGGGCTGGCTTGCGATCTGGGCGCCCGACCCAAACACGTCGACGACAGCCAGCGTGTCCTGTATCACGCGGCCGCCGTGTTCGCCTCCAACTACGTCGACGCTCTTCTGCGCGAGGCGGTGGAGCTGCTCAAAGCCGCCGGCTGGAACGAGCAGGAAGCCATGGACGGGCTGGGGCCCCTGGCCGAAGGGGCATTGGCGAACCTCCGCCGGCATGGTCCGGTGGCCGCCCTGACCGGCCCCGTCCGGCGCGGTGACGTGGAGACGGTGCGGCGACATGTGGCGGCTCTCGAGGCGATCGACGAAGGGGCGGAGCCGGAGCGCGGGTCGCGAGTGACCGACCTTTATCGTATGCTCGGCCAGATCGCGCTCGAGATCGCCAGGGAGGCAGGCCTGGAGCCTGCCGCGGCCGA
- the hflB gene encoding ATP-dependent zinc metalloprotease FtsH has product MSRFPRSSLFYFALVVVLGLVFWFTWQSIQSGQNASDWDFSTLMSNASSGTVRSLEISGTDGTALDSEGHKHSVTLPDCSGQCKFVDDLMTNHVTIKYDKNNGGNYLLSVLLPNIILVILIAAFMWWVLRQTQSGNNQAISFGRSRARMIAGDKPAITFADVAGVDEAKQELTEIVEFLKYPEKFVALGARIPKGVLLVGPPGTGKTLLSKAVAGEAGVPFFSISGSEFVEMFVGVGASRVRDLFDQAKKNSPCIVFVDEIDAVGRQRGAGLGGGHDEREQTLNQLLVEMDGFDTNTHVIIIAATNRPDVLDPALLRPGRFDRHVTLDRPDIKGRRSILDVHARNKPLDSTVDLEVLARQTPGFSGADLANLINEAAILAARANKKVIGMDELEEAIARVIAGPERKSRRISDHEKEVIAYHETGHALVMKALPHADPVHKVSIISRGMALGWTLSLPEEDKYLISRDELMDQIAGIMGGRVAEEIVFGDITSGAENDIQKATQMARRMVTQWGMSDKLGTVAMGHREELVFLGRDLGEQRNYSEEVAAVIDEEIRSIVNHGYQTAKVILTAQRHKMDAVVERLKVVETLDGKELDEILAHEAPESAAASSTAS; this is encoded by the coding sequence TTGAGCCGATTCCCCCGCTCCAGCCTTTTTTATTTCGCACTGGTCGTCGTCCTCGGCCTGGTGTTCTGGTTCACCTGGCAGTCGATCCAGAGCGGCCAGAACGCAAGCGACTGGGACTTCTCGACCTTGATGAGCAACGCTTCGTCAGGCACGGTCAGATCGCTCGAGATCAGCGGCACCGATGGCACGGCGCTCGACTCCGAAGGCCACAAGCACAGCGTCACCCTGCCCGATTGCTCTGGCCAGTGCAAGTTCGTCGATGACCTCATGACCAACCACGTGACGATCAAGTACGACAAGAACAACGGCGGCAACTACCTGCTGAGCGTGCTGCTCCCGAACATCATCCTGGTCATCCTTATCGCCGCCTTCATGTGGTGGGTGCTGAGACAGACCCAGAGCGGCAACAACCAGGCGATCTCCTTCGGACGGTCGCGCGCCCGCATGATCGCGGGCGACAAACCGGCGATCACTTTCGCGGACGTTGCCGGCGTCGATGAGGCGAAGCAGGAGCTGACTGAGATCGTCGAGTTCCTGAAGTACCCCGAGAAGTTCGTCGCCCTGGGCGCGCGAATCCCGAAGGGCGTGTTGCTCGTCGGGCCTCCCGGGACCGGTAAGACGCTTTTGAGCAAGGCGGTGGCGGGAGAGGCGGGGGTGCCGTTCTTCTCCATCTCGGGTTCGGAGTTCGTCGAGATGTTCGTCGGTGTGGGCGCGAGCCGCGTGCGGGACCTGTTCGACCAGGCCAAGAAGAACTCACCCTGCATCGTGTTCGTCGACGAGATTGACGCCGTCGGGCGCCAGCGCGGCGCCGGCCTGGGCGGTGGGCACGATGAGCGAGAGCAGACACTCAACCAATTGCTCGTCGAGATGGATGGTTTCGACACCAACACCCACGTCATCATCATCGCCGCGACCAACCGGCCGGACGTGCTCGACCCCGCGCTGCTGCGGCCGGGCCGGTTCGACCGCCACGTCACCCTCGACCGGCCTGACATCAAAGGCCGCCGCTCGATCCTCGATGTGCACGCGAGAAACAAGCCGCTCGACTCCACCGTCGACCTGGAGGTGCTGGCCCGCCAGACACCGGGCTTCAGCGGCGCCGACCTGGCCAACCTGATCAACGAGGCCGCCATCCTCGCCGCCCGCGCCAACAAGAAAGTGATCGGCATGGATGAGCTTGAGGAGGCCATCGCTCGTGTGATCGCGGGTCCGGAGCGCAAGAGCCGTCGTATCTCGGATCACGAAAAAGAGGTGATCGCGTACCACGAGACCGGCCACGCGCTGGTGATGAAGGCGCTGCCGCACGCCGATCCGGTGCACAAGGTCTCGATCATCTCGCGTGGAATGGCGCTTGGCTGGACGCTGAGCCTCCCCGAAGAGGACAAGTACCTCATCTCGCGTGATGAGTTGATGGACCAGATTGCCGGCATCATGGGTGGGCGCGTCGCGGAGGAGATCGTGTTCGGCGACATCACGTCCGGCGCCGAGAACGACATTCAAAAAGCGACCCAGATGGCGCGACGCATGGTGACCCAGTGGGGGATGTCGGACAAGCTGGGGACGGTGGCGATGGGGCATCGCGAAGAGCTCGTCTTCCTGGGCCGTGACCTGGGTGAGCAGAGGAACTATTCAGAAGAGGTGGCCGCGGTCATCGACGAAGAGATCCGCAGCATCGTCAACCACGGCTACCAGACGGCGAAGGTCATTCTCACGGCGCAGCGCCACAAGATGGACGCCGTGGTCGAACGCTTGAAGGTCGTCGAGACGCTGGATGGGAAAGAGCTCGACGAGATCCTCGCCCACGAGGCGCCGGAATCCGCCGCCGCCAGCTCGACCGCTTCCTAG
- the tilS gene encoding tRNA lysidine(34) synthetase TilS encodes MLRKHSSDPVLTGISESGLIRPGDRVLVAVSGGPDSCALLVAAHELGCDVIVAHYDHALRAGSELVADQVRALCVRLGVDVVSERRSEAMPRGSIQAGARALRYAFLSRARSQTRADVVALAHTADDLVEGAVMHLMRGCGLAGLRGMPSRRGAFVRPLLLVWRREVVDFLRRREIVAYEDPSNADTRFARVRVRREILPALERDRPGIGRRFFAAAMQAAATQESVAAQALNALQTGVASKSDLARMPEPVAAEVMKLLYTRAGGTEPSLSRAHLDSMLNLARPGRGGRGVDLPGGLRFRIVGDRMEVVASPPKRPVENGARPRLEVVRCRGCDDPAATHLRPELELRVGFRRPGLRMRPFGGRGSRKLQDIFVDARIPREERDAWPLVFAGDRLAWVPGVAVDSELMSPPGQAAVHVGITPMPVRWRPKVARLETPISPRGEPS; translated from the coding sequence ATGCTGCGAAAACATTCCTCCGATCCGGTCCTGACCGGCATCAGCGAGTCCGGCCTGATCCGACCCGGAGATCGCGTCCTGGTCGCGGTGTCGGGCGGGCCTGACTCGTGCGCCCTGCTCGTCGCCGCTCACGAGTTGGGTTGCGACGTGATCGTCGCCCATTACGACCACGCCTTGCGAGCCGGCTCGGAGCTGGTGGCCGATCAAGTTCGCGCCCTGTGCGTGCGCCTGGGCGTCGATGTCGTCAGTGAGCGCCGGAGTGAAGCGATGCCGCGGGGCTCAATCCAGGCGGGGGCGCGCGCGCTTCGCTACGCATTCCTGAGCCGGGCCCGAAGTCAGACCCGAGCCGACGTGGTCGCTCTCGCGCACACGGCGGACGACCTGGTCGAAGGCGCGGTCATGCACCTGATGCGCGGCTGTGGGCTGGCCGGCCTGCGCGGCATGCCCAGCCGGCGCGGTGCCTTTGTGCGGCCGCTGCTGTTGGTCTGGAGGCGCGAGGTCGTGGACTTCCTGCGCCGCCGCGAAATCGTCGCCTACGAAGACCCGTCGAACGCCGACACGAGGTTCGCGCGCGTGCGGGTGCGGCGGGAAATCCTTCCCGCTCTCGAACGCGACCGGCCGGGCATCGGCCGCAGGTTCTTCGCCGCAGCCATGCAAGCGGCGGCCACCCAGGAGTCGGTCGCCGCGCAGGCGTTGAACGCGCTGCAGACGGGCGTTGCCTCCAAATCGGACCTGGCCCGCATGCCGGAGCCGGTGGCCGCGGAGGTGATGAAGCTCCTGTACACCAGGGCCGGGGGCACGGAACCCTCACTGTCGCGAGCCCACCTCGACTCGATGCTCAATTTGGCCCGCCCCGGCCGCGGCGGGCGTGGCGTCGACCTTCCCGGCGGGCTGCGTTTCCGTATCGTGGGGGACCGCATGGAGGTCGTGGCGTCGCCACCGAAGCGGCCCGTGGAAAACGGTGCGCGCCCGCGCCTGGAGGTCGTGCGGTGCCGCGGTTGCGACGACCCGGCGGCGACGCACCTTCGCCCCGAGCTCGAACTGCGTGTGGGTTTCCGCCGGCCGGGCTTGCGGATGCGGCCGTTTGGCGGGCGCGGCAGTCGCAAGCTGCAGGACATCTTTGTGGACGCGCGAATCCCGCGCGAGGAGCGCGATGCCTGGCCTCTGGTTTTCGCCGGGGACCGGCTGGCCTGGGTCCCTGGCGTCGCCGTGGACTCCGAGCTGATGAGCCCGCCGGGTCAGGCGGCGGTGCATGTCGGCATCACTCCGATGCCGGTCCGCTGGAGGCCGAAAGTTGCTAGGCTAGAAACGCCGATCAGCCCTCGAGGAGAGCCCAGTTGA
- a CDS encoding nucleoside triphosphate pyrophosphohydrolase → MTNEPEKPYSPGIAAIFEVVARLRAPGGCPWDREQTHESLRPYLLEETYELLEAIDSGDDAKMKEELGDLLLQIAMHAEIAAGQSRFDAAQVSEAVAAKMVARHPHVFATTTVADAEEVLRNWEHQKMHEARKAGREESVVDRVPTTLPALAWALGLQKRAARVGFDFTSPIESAESVAEEARELAVSADARKNFEEMGDLLFAVVSLARRLKVNPEDALRVAGQRFRRRFAATEASLRQDGVSFRDLDADELARRWEKTT, encoded by the coding sequence ATGACGAACGAGCCGGAAAAGCCGTACTCGCCGGGCATCGCGGCCATCTTCGAGGTCGTGGCCAGGCTGCGCGCGCCTGGAGGCTGCCCCTGGGACCGCGAGCAGACGCACGAGTCGCTGCGTCCCTACCTGCTCGAGGAGACGTACGAGCTCCTCGAGGCGATCGATTCGGGCGACGACGCGAAGATGAAAGAAGAGCTGGGAGACCTGCTCCTGCAGATCGCGATGCATGCCGAGATCGCCGCCGGGCAATCCCGTTTCGATGCGGCTCAGGTGTCCGAGGCGGTGGCCGCGAAGATGGTCGCCAGGCACCCGCACGTCTTCGCCACGACGACGGTCGCCGACGCGGAAGAGGTGCTTCGCAACTGGGAGCACCAGAAGATGCATGAGGCGCGCAAGGCAGGCCGGGAGGAGTCGGTCGTCGACCGCGTGCCGACGACGCTGCCGGCCCTGGCCTGGGCCCTCGGCCTGCAGAAACGCGCCGCGCGCGTGGGTTTTGACTTCACCTCACCGATCGAGTCCGCGGAGTCGGTTGCGGAAGAGGCCCGCGAGCTTGCCGTGTCCGCCGACGCGCGCAAGAACTTCGAGGAGATGGGCGATCTGCTTTTCGCCGTCGTTTCGCTGGCACGGCGCCTGAAGGTCAATCCCGAGGACGCCCTGCGGGTCGCCGGGCAGCGATTCCGCCGGCGCTTCGCCGCCACCGAAGCGTCGCTGCGCCAAGACGGCGTGAGCTTCCGGGACCTCGACGCGGACGAGCTGGCGCGCCGCTGGGAAAAGACCACCTGA
- the mfd gene encoding transcription-repair coupling factor has translation MYTTAPARWGVTSRSDCPGRGDPVSSLWESTIAAAPLERWLGAGSAEVQVGRLPRSAWAIVAGSIVRACQARGRSVLVLVPGPDRFGDELRPWLAGSPSAHVFAEVAVSFLDRPPAVDEAVNKRLEALAALAGAGREPTVVVSSRRACTRQTISLRELQEGTLVLAPGQGPDPVAVAWRLVELGYSREALVEDRGQFSLRGGILDVFPAAADEPIRAEWSGDVIETLRLFDPENQRSVMAIPKVSIRTGRELLLGERRGVEAVSRLRESVALDGLRGDVRSVWDDELVRLEAGSAFPGVEFYSAYLDPSRPCLLDHLPAGAAVLDFEAERQLADARTVLEETAMLAAAEAGGGELPRGFTLPTVAVDRLEEFGSRPVLRLTSGEPSGDALDLGWVEGEPLVGRARAVADFAARSESAAVVLASEQRERVQALLDESGVRAPLAGVDLDLDLDLEPALRYADIDIAAGCSQPAIGFHLATDAELFGRLRRASRGGRSARTRTEDLTREFTLEFAPDELVVHVDHGIARFVGMRLIESEGAHREYLELEYAEGDRLYVPVENLDRVQKFLGGEGQPALHRLGTADWTRARGRARKVVQDVADELLKIYSVREARPGIAFAPDTAWQQELETSFPYEETPDQLAALAEIKADMESDRPMDRLLCGDVGFGKTELALRAAFKAAMSGKQVAVLAPTTVLAQQHFHVFRERLSRFPVAVEMLSRFVDDETQARAIEGIKAGQVDIVVGTHRLLQRDVRFKRLGLLIVDEEHRFGVMQKERLKKLRTQLDVLSLSATPIPRTLHMAVGGIRDMSVIQTPPEERQPIKTYVTADDDDLVREAIERELQRGGQVYYVHNRVRTIQKAAARIRRLVPGARVTVGHGQMAEDELAEVMVEFESAKFDVLACTTIIESGLDIPNVNTIIVERSDRFGLAQLYQLRGRVGRSGRRAYAYFLYDPRRSLTEQADKRLDVISGLHELGQGFKIALRDLEIRGTGNLLGTEQHGAIAAVGFEMYLQMLQSAVAKMRSGSEETAVGDVLSTAEMNLDLPLDHFIPRSYIRDEKLRLGAYRQLAATEDEPELDAVLRSLEDRYGPGPAQLDNLAYSLRVKLRGQRMGLRGVVADGHDIVIRVDPQRYLDVDELSRRMAGRIAVAPNRLKLRRQGEGWQGDLLRLLDEMAGLYASGRSAAAVPGR, from the coding sequence GCCCGCTGTTGATGAGGCGGTCAACAAGCGGCTCGAGGCGCTGGCGGCGCTCGCCGGCGCGGGTCGGGAACCGACCGTCGTGGTCTCGTCGCGGCGCGCGTGCACGCGCCAGACCATCTCCTTGCGCGAGCTGCAGGAGGGGACGCTGGTGCTGGCTCCGGGCCAGGGACCGGATCCGGTGGCCGTGGCCTGGCGCCTGGTCGAGCTGGGATATTCGCGGGAGGCGCTGGTCGAGGATCGCGGGCAGTTCTCCCTGCGAGGCGGAATCCTAGATGTCTTTCCCGCGGCAGCCGACGAGCCGATCCGCGCCGAATGGTCGGGCGACGTCATCGAAACCCTGCGGCTGTTCGATCCCGAAAACCAGAGGTCGGTGATGGCGATACCTAAGGTGTCCATCCGCACCGGCCGGGAACTGCTGTTGGGCGAGCGCCGAGGCGTCGAGGCGGTGAGCCGGCTTCGCGAGTCGGTTGCGCTCGATGGCCTGCGCGGCGACGTGCGCTCGGTCTGGGACGACGAGCTCGTGCGGCTCGAGGCGGGATCGGCGTTTCCGGGCGTCGAGTTCTACTCCGCCTACCTCGACCCATCACGCCCTTGCCTCCTCGACCATCTTCCCGCGGGCGCCGCGGTCCTGGATTTCGAGGCGGAGCGCCAGCTCGCCGACGCTCGGACGGTCCTCGAAGAGACCGCGATGCTGGCCGCGGCCGAGGCTGGAGGCGGAGAGCTGCCTCGAGGCTTCACCCTGCCCACGGTCGCCGTCGATCGGTTGGAGGAATTCGGGAGCCGGCCCGTGCTTCGCCTGACGTCAGGCGAGCCGAGCGGCGACGCACTCGACCTCGGCTGGGTCGAGGGCGAGCCGCTGGTCGGACGGGCTCGCGCCGTGGCCGACTTCGCCGCCCGCAGCGAGTCGGCGGCGGTCGTCCTGGCGAGCGAGCAGCGGGAGCGCGTGCAAGCGCTCCTTGACGAAAGCGGGGTGCGTGCGCCATTGGCCGGCGTCGACCTCGACCTGGATCTCGACCTGGAGCCGGCATTGAGGTACGCCGACATCGACATTGCGGCCGGGTGCTCTCAGCCGGCGATCGGATTCCACCTGGCGACCGACGCCGAGCTGTTCGGCAGGCTCCGTCGAGCCTCCCGCGGCGGACGTTCCGCCAGGACCCGCACCGAGGATCTGACGCGCGAGTTCACGCTCGAGTTCGCCCCGGACGAGCTGGTCGTCCACGTCGACCATGGAATCGCCCGCTTCGTGGGGATGCGGCTGATCGAGTCTGAAGGCGCCCATCGCGAGTACCTCGAGCTCGAGTATGCCGAGGGCGACCGCCTGTACGTTCCGGTCGAGAACCTCGACCGGGTGCAGAAGTTCCTGGGTGGGGAGGGGCAGCCGGCGCTGCACCGCCTGGGCACGGCGGACTGGACGCGCGCGCGTGGTCGCGCACGCAAGGTGGTCCAGGACGTGGCCGACGAGCTGCTGAAGATCTACTCGGTCAGGGAGGCCCGGCCCGGCATTGCGTTTGCTCCGGACACGGCATGGCAGCAGGAGCTCGAGACGTCCTTTCCTTATGAGGAAACGCCCGACCAGCTCGCGGCCCTCGCCGAGATCAAGGCCGACATGGAGTCGGATCGCCCCATGGACCGCCTCCTGTGCGGTGACGTCGGGTTCGGCAAGACGGAGCTCGCGCTTCGCGCGGCTTTCAAGGCTGCGATGAGCGGCAAGCAGGTTGCCGTGCTGGCGCCGACAACGGTTTTGGCCCAGCAGCATTTCCATGTCTTTCGGGAGCGGCTGAGCAGGTTCCCGGTCGCAGTCGAAATGCTCTCGCGATTCGTCGACGACGAGACTCAGGCCCGGGCGATCGAAGGCATCAAGGCTGGGCAGGTGGACATCGTCGTCGGCACCCACCGCCTGCTTCAGCGCGACGTGCGCTTCAAGCGACTGGGGCTGCTCATCGTCGACGAGGAGCATCGATTCGGCGTCATGCAGAAGGAGAGGTTGAAGAAGCTGCGAACCCAGCTCGACGTCCTCTCCCTTTCAGCGACGCCGATTCCGCGGACCCTGCACATGGCCGTCGGCGGGATCCGCGACATGAGCGTGATTCAGACCCCGCCGGAGGAACGGCAGCCGATCAAGACGTATGTCACCGCGGACGATGACGACCTGGTCAGGGAAGCCATCGAACGCGAGCTGCAGCGTGGCGGCCAGGTCTATTACGTCCACAACCGGGTGCGCACGATTCAGAAGGCCGCCGCAAGGATCCGGCGCCTGGTGCCTGGGGCGCGGGTCACGGTCGGTCACGGCCAGATGGCCGAGGACGAGCTGGCGGAGGTCATGGTCGAGTTCGAATCGGCCAAGTTCGACGTGCTCGCGTGCACGACCATCATCGAATCAGGGCTCGACATCCCCAATGTCAACACCATCATCGTCGAGCGCTCTGACCGTTTTGGGCTGGCTCAGCTGTATCAGCTGCGGGGGCGCGTCGGACGGTCGGGCAGGCGCGCCTACGCCTACTTCCTCTACGACCCGCGCCGCTCGCTGACCGAGCAGGCGGACAAGCGGTTGGACGTGATCTCCGGATTGCACGAGCTCGGGCAGGGATTCAAGATCGCGCTTCGCGACCTCGAGATCCGCGGCACGGGCAACCTCCTCGGCACCGAACAGCACGGCGCCATCGCCGCGGTCGGATTCGAGATGTACCTGCAGATGCTGCAGAGCGCGGTGGCGAAGATGCGTTCCGGCTCCGAGGAGACGGCCGTCGGCGACGTGCTCTCCACCGCGGAGATGAACCTCGACCTGCCGCTCGATCACTTCATTCCGCGTTCTTACATCCGAGACGAGAAGCTGCGGCTCGGTGCCTACCGCCAACTCGCCGCCACCGAGGATGAGCCGGAGCTGGACGCCGTGCTGCGCTCGCTCGAGGACCGATATGGCCCAGGCCCGGCGCAGCTGGACAACCTCGCGTACTCGCTGCGCGTCAAGCTGCGAGGCCAGCGGATGGGCCTGCGTGGCGTGGTGGCCGACGGCCACGACATCGTGATTCGCGTCGATCCGCAGCGCTACCTGGACGTCGACGAGCTGTCTCGACGGATGGCGGGGCGCATCGCCGTCGCGCCCAACCGCCTGAAGCTGAGGCGGCAGGGCGAGGGCTGGCAGGGCGACCTGCTGCGGCTCCTCGACGAGATGGCCGGGCTTTACGCATCCGGCCGCAGCGCGGCCGCGGTGCCTGGCCGGTGA